Proteins from a single region of Pyrus communis chromosome 6, drPyrComm1.1, whole genome shotgun sequence:
- the LOC137738148 gene encoding uncharacterized protein — protein MACYPFQQNGFSTSYSDSPPTHYTLKIRSFSLLTKNLEDEYESGEFEAGGYKWKLVLYPNGNKKKNVEGHISVYLEMVGAESLQNGCEVYVDFRFFLLDQNKGMFLVIQDANKKEKCFHAMMLYSGFDKLITLTSFTNPSNGYVIDDNCVIGAEVFVCKERRAGKGESISKIKDAVKCKHVWMVENFSKLGTECCKSEPFTAGERKWKIILYPKGKSLGKGTHISLYLGLDDPEKIPGSKVFAEYSLRIVDQMHARYECFKVNDCDWFSTSNPSWGWSKFISVDTLNQAGNGFLVKDACILEAEVTVHGTATAL, from the exons ATGGCTTGTTATCCCTTTCAACAAAATG GGTTTTCAACATCATATTCAGATTCACCTCCAACTCATTACACTCTAAAAATCAGGTCGTTTTCATTGCTAACCAAAAATTTAGAGGACGAATATGAGTCGGGAGAATTTGAAGCTGGAGGATACAAATG GAAACTAGTGCTCTACCCGAAtggaaacaagaagaaaaatgtgGAAGGCCATATCTCTGTTTACTTGGAAATGGTTGGAGCTGAGTCACTTCAGAATGGATGTGAAGTATATGTTGATTTCAGGTTCTTTTTGCTTGATCAGAATAAAGGCATGTTCCTGGTTATTCAAG ATgccaataaaaaggaaaaatgtttCCATGCGATGATGCTTTATTCGGGATTTGATAAGCTTATCACTCTTACATCGTTTACTAATCCTTCCAATGGATATGTCATTGATGATAATTGTGTGATTGGAGCTGAGGTCTTTGTTTGTAAGGAAAGAAGAGCTGGCAAAGGAGAGTCAATCTCGAAGATCAAGGATGCTGTTAAGTGCAAGCATGTTTGGATGGTTGAGAACTTTTCAAAGTTAGGTACTGAATGCTGCAAATCAGAACCATTCACTGCTGGAGAACGGAAATG GAAGATAATTCTCTATCCCAAGGGAAAAAGCCTTGGAAAGGGTACtcatatttctctttacttgggATTGGATGATCCCGAAAAAATTCCTGGTTCCAAAGTATTTGCGGAGTATTCCCTGCGCATTGTAGATCAAATGCATGCCAGATATGAGTGCTTTAAAG TTAACGACTGCGACTGGTTCAGTACCTCAAATCCGAGTTGGGGCTGGTCTAAGTTCATTTCGGTGGACACTTTGAATCAGGCAGGCAACGGGTTTTTGGTGAAGGATGCTTGCATATTGGAGGCAGAGGTCACTGTCCATGGAACTGCAACTGCACTGTAG